The Bosea sp. 685 DNA window CCTTGCGGAGCTGGCGCAGGCCGTTCCAGACCCGGCCATCGGCGAGCACGACCTCGAGCCCCATGCAGAGCTCGCGGGCATTGCCATAGGCCAGCACCGCCGTGCCGCCGGCATTGGTCGAGAGATTGCCGCCGATGGTGCAACTGCCTTCCGACGCCAGCGAGAGCGGGAAGAGCCGGCCCGCCGCCTCGGCCGCTTCCTGCGCCTTCTGCAGCGTCAGCCCAGCCTCGACGGTCATGGTGTCGCTGTCGGGGTCGACGGCGCGAATCCTGTCCATGCGCTGCAGCGAGAGGATGATCTCGCGGCCCTCGGCCACCGGGATCTGGCCGCCGACGAGACCGGTATTGCCGCCCTGGGGCACGAGCGTCGTGCCCGTAGCAGCCGCAAGCTTGACCAGCGCCACGACCTCTTCGGTCGAGCCGGGCCGGACGATGGCCTGCGCCTTGCCGCGGAACAGATCACGCCATTCCTTGAGATAAGGCACCATCGCGTCGGCGTCGGTGATGACGTTCTTCGCGCCGACGATCGCCGACATCTGGTCCAGGATTTCGCTGCTCATGAGGTCTCCAGGCTTCAACGCTTGCCGGCGCGCCTGAACAGGCCGACGAGTTCGATATGGGCTGAATAGCGGAACTGATCGATGGGCGTGACGCCCTCCAGCGCATATCCCCCCGCGATCAGGATCGCGGCGTCGCGGGCAAAGCTGCCGACATCGCAGGAGACATAGACGACGCTCGCAACCTTCGAGGCGGCAAGCCTGCGTGCCTGCGCCTCGGCGCCGGCGCGCGGCGGATCGAGCACCACCGCGTCGAAGGCGTTGAGTTCATGCTCCAGCAAGGGCCGCCGGAACAGGTCGCGGATTTCCGAGGTGATCCGCTTGAGCCCTTGCGTCGCGCCGGCCGCGCGCGTCAGGGCCAGGATCGCCGCCTTCTCGCTCTCGACGGCATGGACCTGCGCCTTCCCTGCGAGGCGGAAGCTGAAAGGGCCGCAACCGGCGAAGAGATCGGCGACGCGCTTGGCCTTGGGCAGGCTTGAGACGACCAGCTCCGCGATCGTCTCCTCGCCCAAGGCGGTCGCCTGCAGGAAGCCGCCGGGAGCGGGCGCCACCATCGCCTTGCCCATTGTCTGGAGCGGGGAACGACGTTCGACGATGATCTCGCCATGCATCGACAGCCTGGCCAGATCGAGGCGCTCGGCGGCCTCGGTCAACGAAAGCCGGAGCTTGTCGCCGGCCGGGCCATGGCCGCGAATATCGACATCGAGCCCGGTATCCGAGGCGGTGATCTGCAAATCGAGCGGCTTGTTGGAGCCGCCGAGCCGGTTCGCCAGCAATTGCGCGACAGCCGGAGCCCGCGCCAGGCCGAGCGCCAGGACCGGGCAGGCTTCGACCGCGACGAGATCATGGCTGCGCGCCGCCATGAAACCGACCATCATACCGAGCCCTTCGCGCCTGGCGTGGAAGGTGACGCGGCGGCGGCCCGCGCCATGGGCATCGACCAGATCGGCGACCGGCGCCGTGACACCGGCGCGCTCAAGCGTGGTGACGACCTGCTGGCGCTTCCAGGCCTTGTAGAGGCCCTCATCCATATGCTGCGCCGCGCAGCCGCCGCAGTGGGTGAAGAGCGGGCAGATCGCGGCGATGCGGGATGCGGCGGGAGCGATGATCTCGACGAGCTGGCCGCGATCACCGTCGCGGACGACGCGCACGGTCTCGTCCGGCAGTGCATAGGGCACGAAAACCGGCCCGGCAGCGGTCCTCGCCACGCCGTCGCCCTTCTGGCCGAGATGGTCGATGAGAAGCGTTTCGTTCATCGCCAGCCCTCCTGCGGCGCTTTCCTTCTCCTGCGGCTTCCTTCCGGCGAGCATTCTTTCAACCTTGTCCGAGCGAGCCGGCCCGTGGTGACCTGAGCATCGCTTTCGCCTATCAGGTCGGAGGCAAACAGGGAAATCGCGACATGAGCATCCGCGACGGCGTCATCGAGGCCATCGGCAATACGCCGCTGATCAAACTGAAGCGCGCCTCGGCCGAAACCGGCTGCACCATCCTCGGCAAGGCCGAGTTCATGAACCCCGGCCAGTCGGTCAAGGACCGCGCCGCGCTCGCCATCATCCGCGACGCGGAACGGCGCGGCACATTGCGGCCGGGCGGCGTCATCGTCGAGGGCACGGCGGGCAATACCGGCATCGGCATCGCGCTTGTCGGCAATGCGCTCGGCTACCGCTCGGTGATCGTGATCCCGGAGACGCAGAGCCAGGAAAAGAAGGACATGCTGCGGCTGGCCGGCGCGACGCTGGTCGAGGTTCCCGCCGTCGGCTACGTCAATCCCAACAATTATGTGAAGGTCTCGGGCCGCCTCGCCGAGGAGTTGGCGAAGACCGAGCCCAATGGCGCGATCTGGGCGAACCAGTTCGACAATACCGCCAACCGCCAGGGCCATATCGAGACGACCGGCCCGGAGATCTGGGCGCAGACGGAGGGCAAGGTCGACGGCTTCATCTGCGCCGTCGGCTCAGGCGGCACGCTGGCCGGCGTCGGCATCGCGCTGAAGGGCTTCAACCCGAAGATCACGATCGGCCTCGCCGATCCGCTCGGGGCTGCGCTGCATTCCTTCTACACCACCGGCGAGCTCAAATCTGAGGGATCCTCGATCACCGAGGGCATCGGCCAGGGCCGGATCACCAAAAACCTGGAGGGCGCACCCATCGACGTCTCCTTCCAGATCCCCGACAGCGAAGCGGTACCCGTCGTCTTCGACCTGCTCGAGCATGAGGGCCTTTGCCTGGGCGGCTCCTCGGGCATCAATGTCGCCGGCGCGATCCGGCTGGGCAAGCAGATGGGGCCTGGCCACACCATCGTGACCATCCTCTGCGATTACGGCACGCGCTATCAGTCGAAGCTGTTCAACCCCGATTTCCTGCGCTCGAAGGGCCTGCCGACACCGGGTTGGCTGGAGCGGGGCGATGCAGGCCTGAAGGATGTGATGGCGCGCGTGCTCGGATAGCGGCGGGCGTTTTCGCTCCAAACCCCGCTGTCACTCCAAGCGAAGCGCCGGGAGCCCAGACGCGTCATGGTCGGGCTTGACCCGACCATCTCGTGATAAGGCAACTGCCTTTACCGATGCCTCTTCAGGATCGAGATTCTCGGGTCTGCGCTTCGCTCCGCCCGAGAATGACGCCCTCCGATGGATCCCTGTGTGTTTGATTGGTGTCATGATTGGTGCGGGCGGGAAGCCGTTGGATCCCCGGTGGCAAACACCGCGTTCCGGCTCGGTTCCCGGGACGGCCTACGGCCGCCCAGGATGACGGCTGAACTCGACACGCTCTCCAACCAGCAACCTGCCCGCCAGCACCTGATTACTGGATCGCCTTGACGCTGCTCATGATCGTGTCGATCGCCGCGCCATGCTTGGTGCGTTCCGCGTCCGAGCCCCAGAGCGTCAGCATGATCACGCGGTTCTTGCCGGCCGGCAGCAGGATGAGCTCGACGGTGGTCGGGCCGTTGTCGTCGCTCGTCTCGAACTGGAAGATCGTCGCCGGAATGCCGTTGAAGGGCGTTTCCACCTTCTGGGGCGGCACATCCTTGATGTTGTTTTCCTTCATCCAGGCCGCGTTGTTGTCGATCATCTTGCCGACATCCCGGGCGCTGGCGAACTCGACGGAGAAGAAGATGTCCTTGTCCGGAGACTGGGCGGAATAGCCATAGGTGATCGCCTCGGTCTCCCAGCTATCGGGCACCGTGATCGTCACAGCCGGATCCTTGTCCGGGACCGCGAAATTGCGGGCATAGGCGTTCGTCGCGAGCAGGCTCAACAGAGCGGCCGCGGCCAGAAGCATTCTCATGGAGTCGTCCGAATCGTTCTTGGCTTCCGCCACAGCGCGCGAAGCTGCGGCAACGCTTGCCATGCAAGCGCGTGGGCACAAGCTCACGCCTGGCCGGCGTCAACACGAATCTTTGAGAGGACGCTGCTTGCGTGGCTGTCCTGGCTCGGAACCACCGCGTCATCCTGGACAAGCGGCGAAGCCGCGCAGATCCGGGATCCATCGTAGAGCGCAGTTCCCTACGATGGATCCCGGGCCTCCGCTTCGCTATGCCCAGGATGACGCGGTGGTTACGAGCATAAACGGCCCCTGAAAAGACCGCGTTCGCGTATCAGCGGTGCCGGCTACAGCCACTTCTTCCAGCGGAAGAACAGATAGGGCAGGATGGCGAAGACGACCATCATCGCCAGCGCCATCGGGTAGCCATGGGCCCATTCGAGCTCCGGCATCGCCTTGAAGTTCATGCCGTAGATCGAGGCGATCAGGGTCGGCGGCATCAGCACCACCGCGACGACCGAGAACAGCTTGATGATCTTGTTCTGCTCCAGCCCGACGAGGCCGAGCGTCGCATCGAGCATGAATTGCAGCTTGCTGGAGATGAAGGTCGCGTGTTCCTCGATCGCCTGGACGTCGCGGATCGCTGAGCGCCATTCCGGCGTGATCGCGCTGGCCGATTTCTTAGAACGCTTGAAATTGGCCGAGAGGAAGAGCAGCACGCGCTCCACCGAGACCATGCTCTCGCGCACATTGGAGATGAGGTGCTCGTATTGCCCGATCTTGCGGATCACGGCCTGATAGGCGCCGCCCTGCTCGACGTCTGAGCTCTTGCCGTCAAAAATCTGCCGCGAGCGGGCGTCGATCCTGTCGCCGACGCCGCGCAGGACCTCGGCGGCGCGGTCGACGATCGCCTCGATCAGCCCTTCCAGCACGGCAGCGGGCTCCATGCCGCAGCCATCGGGCTTGGTCGCGCGGTTGAGGAAGATGCCGAAGGCGCCCGGCTCGTCATAGCGCACCGTGACCAGCGCCGCCTCGGTCAGGATGAAGGTGACGTCGGCGAGCTTGGGGACATCGGTCTCCGACTGGCAGATGACCCGCGCCGTCATGTAATGCGCGCCGTTCTCGGTATAGATGATCTCGGAGGGCTCGAGGTCGTGCATCTCCTCCCGGGTCGGGATCGAGATGCCGAGATGGGCCTCGATCTTCTTGTCCTCGAGCGATGTCGGCTTGAGCAGATCGATCCAGACCGCGCCCTTCGGGATCGGCTCGTCCGCCGTCAATGTACGGTGGACCAGGCGGTCGCCATGGTCGGCGCAGATATTGTGAATCAGGAGCATGGCAGGCGACTTTCAGCTGCGGCGAGCAAGCCCTTTGCTGCGCCGCAAGAACCCCAAGCGCTCCATGATGTCAAACCGATGACAGCTGCGCGCGTCCCCTCAGATCCCGCCTCACATCCCGCCCTTGACGCCCTCGGGCGGCCGGCTCGCGGCCGGCACGAAGAAGTCCGGCATCAAGGGCACGGAAGGGTCGACGCGATAGGGCATGAAGTCGGTGACGCCCTCAGCTGCCAGGAAGCTGTCATCGATCAGGAACTGGCCCGAGAATTCGCGCGCCGGCTTGCCGAAGATCAGATGGGCGGCGTCGGCGAGGATTTCCGGCGTGCGGCTCGCCTGCACCATCTTGTCGCCGCCGAGCAGGTTCTGCACCGCCGCGGTCGCGATCGTCGTGCGCGGCCAGAGCGCGTTGACGGCGATGCCCTTCGGCGCGAGCTCGCCGGCGAGGCCGAGCACGCACAGGCTCATGCCGTATTTGGCGATCGAATAGGCCAGATGCGGCGCAAACCAGCGCATCGCCAGGTCGAGCGGCGGCGAGAGCATCAGGATATGCGGGTTCTCCGCCTTCTCCAGATGGGGAATCGCGTATTTCGAGACCATAAAGGTGCCGCGCGTGTTGATCTGCTGCATCAGATCGAAGCGCTTCATGTCGGTCATCTGAGTGTTCGTCAGCGAGATCGCGCTGGCATTGTTCACGACGATATCGATGCCGCCGAAGCGCTCCGCCGTCCTGGCGATGGCATCGGCCACGCTCGCCTCATCGCGGACATCAACCATCAGCGGCAGGCATTGCCCGCCGGCCGCCTCGATCTCGGCGGCGGCGGTATAGATCGTGCCCGCGAGCTTGGGATGCGGCTCGGCCGTCTTGGCGGCGATGGTGACATTGGCACCGTCGCGCGCGGCCTTGAGCGCGATGGCGAGCCCGATGCCGCGCGAGCCGCCGGTGATGAACAGCGTCTTGTTCTTGAGCGACATGACTGACCTCCCTCAGGCTGGAATGGTGAAGCGGTCCGGCTGCGTGCCGTCCCGATCGGTGAAGCCATAGGCGCGGGCGAGATCGGCGACATGCAGCACCTGGCCGGCATGGCGGGCGACATCGGGATCGACTGCCAGCGCCGCG harbors:
- a CDS encoding cysteine synthase A, which produces MSIRDGVIEAIGNTPLIKLKRASAETGCTILGKAEFMNPGQSVKDRAALAIIRDAERRGTLRPGGVIVEGTAGNTGIGIALVGNALGYRSVIVIPETQSQEKKDMLRLAGATLVEVPAVGYVNPNNYVKVSGRLAEELAKTEPNGAIWANQFDNTANRQGHIETTGPEIWAQTEGKVDGFICAVGSGGTLAGVGIALKGFNPKITIGLADPLGAALHSFYTTGELKSEGSSITEGIGQGRITKNLEGAPIDVSFQIPDSEAVPVVFDLLEHEGLCLGGSSGINVAGAIRLGKQMGPGHTIVTILCDYGTRYQSKLFNPDFLRSKGLPTPGWLERGDAGLKDVMARVLG
- a CDS encoding NAD(P)-dependent oxidoreductase, translating into MSLKNKTLFITGGSRGIGLAIALKAARDGANVTIAAKTAEPHPKLAGTIYTAAAEIEAAGGQCLPLMVDVRDEASVADAIARTAERFGGIDIVVNNASAISLTNTQMTDMKRFDLMQQINTRGTFMVSKYAIPHLEKAENPHILMLSPPLDLAMRWFAPHLAYSIAKYGMSLCVLGLAGELAPKGIAVNALWPRTTIATAAVQNLLGGDKMVQASRTPEILADAAHLIFGKPAREFSGQFLIDDSFLAAEGVTDFMPYRVDPSVPLMPDFFVPAASRPPEGVKGGM
- a CDS encoding RNA methyltransferase — translated: MNETLLIDHLGQKGDGVARTAAGPVFVPYALPDETVRVVRDGDRGQLVEIIAPAASRIAAICPLFTHCGGCAAQHMDEGLYKAWKRQQVVTTLERAGVTAPVADLVDAHGAGRRRVTFHARREGLGMMVGFMAARSHDLVAVEACPVLALGLARAPAVAQLLANRLGGSNKPLDLQITASDTGLDVDIRGHGPAGDKLRLSLTEAAERLDLARLSMHGEIIVERRSPLQTMGKAMVAPAPGGFLQATALGEETIAELVVSSLPKAKRVADLFAGCGPFSFRLAGKAQVHAVESEKAAILALTRAAGATQGLKRITSEIRDLFRRPLLEHELNAFDAVVLDPPRAGAEAQARRLAASKVASVVYVSCDVGSFARDAAILIAGGYALEGVTPIDQFRYSAHIELVGLFRRAGKR
- a CDS encoding magnesium transporter CorA family protein, with protein sequence MLLIHNICADHGDRLVHRTLTADEPIPKGAVWIDLLKPTSLEDKKIEAHLGISIPTREEMHDLEPSEIIYTENGAHYMTARVICQSETDVPKLADVTFILTEAALVTVRYDEPGAFGIFLNRATKPDGCGMEPAAVLEGLIEAIVDRAAEVLRGVGDRIDARSRQIFDGKSSDVEQGGAYQAVIRKIGQYEHLISNVRESMVSVERVLLFLSANFKRSKKSASAITPEWRSAIRDVQAIEEHATFISSKLQFMLDATLGLVGLEQNKIIKLFSVVAVVLMPPTLIASIYGMNFKAMPELEWAHGYPMALAMMVVFAILPYLFFRWKKWL